AAACGGCTGAAAAAATGAGCCTGTGAAATTCCCATGGGATGGAACTAAATGTGGCTGGAATTAGGGAGCTCGTTGCCTTTTGTCCCGGTTAGCAAAAAcctctttcttgttttgcagtGGAAATGATTGACTCTATTTTTCAAGCTCGGGAACCAAATTGTCATCTATCCGGGCTGCTGCGAGCGATGGTGGTGGAGGCCCCGGCCTCCCTCTCAGAACCCTCCCGATAACGTGCAGCCGAGCGGCGGTGGTTGGGTTCCTGTCGTGTGGCACTGACCTGGACGTGTTTCTGTCTTCTAGTCCCTTATATTCCTCGTGCGCGACTGGAGCTTCCCTTACGAGTTTTCCTATGGATCCGATGGCGGCGCAAAGTTTTTGGAAAAACGTCTCAAGGTTTGTTCTTTCTGATCTGGATTTCCTCAACGATTTCCACGTGGGCTTGCACGGCTGCACGAGCGGTCCGGTGCTGGCCAGGGTTGTGTGCTCATGGGTGATGGAGGAGAAGAGGCAAACCTGGCTTGTGCCCTGGTGGCAGTATGCTGTCCTCGCCTGCATGGACCTAGAGTGTGTGGGCACAAGGGTGAGACCTTGGTTGGGGGAAAGCTGGCACTGGAGAGCCCGATCCTGGGCAGGGAACAGGGACGGGGCGCGGGGCACCGGCACTAGGGAGGCCGCAGGGTTGGTTGGTCAGGTGTCAGGTGGAGACGCTTACACTTGCCAATCCCGTGCCTTAAAATCACAGAAGAGGCATTTTAGGAGGTTAACTTTTCCTTGCTGTGGTCAGCGGGGGGCTGAGGTCTCCTGGCTAACCTTCTGCTGAAGGCCGGGCTCCCTTTCGCTGTGCTCAGAagagggctgctgggggtgccccaaagcccagctgggctggaggctCCCGTGCTGCTTTCTTCAGTTATGGGGCTTGGGAGATTCCTGGGACCGGGAATAACACTTCAGTAACAGGTAGCTGTACGGTTAAACCGATGGGCAAAGGCTCCAGTGGGGTTAATCAGGAAATGCATGGGCGATTTGGTAGTGGAGAGACCTAATTAAAGGGGAGACAAGAAAGGCCCTAGTGGGAAATcccaaatgtttttgtattccGGTCATGCACAGACATGCACATTTTCCCAACGATAATGACATGCCCCAGGGCGTGTGGTCAGAGATAGGCCAGCTCCTTGGTCGCTGGAGGAGCCCTGTCTTGGTGCTCATGCAGCATGCTCCGCAGGGACGTCCTGGCTGGCTCCTTCCTGGTGTGAGCAGCCACAATGCGATGTACCCCGTGCTCCTGGCACCCCGGCGTCACCGCTGTCTGCATCCGAAGGGAACCTGACCCCAAACTGATCTCTCGCAGGTCTCAGGAAATCAGCACGAAGAACTGCAGAATGTCAGAAAGCACATCCACTCCTGCTTCACCAAGATCTCCTGCTTCCTCTTACCTCACCCCGGCCTGAAGGTAGCCACCAATCCTAACTTCGACGGAAAGCTGAAAGGTACGAGGCAAAGGTCTGCTTTTAAACTGGTGCCTTAGATGCCCTGACAGGCTGTCCCACTGACTCCTGAAACATTTCTGAGTATTTTCCATGAAAGGGCTTCTGGAAGAGGACTTGAATCCTCTTCCCAACTACATACACATGCTCAGCTCACTCCCCTGAGCACAGCCAGCTACCTGCTCTTTGCCAGATGCTTTTAACCTTAGCGTGAGCTCACATTCGCTGACAACAAGCCCTGCCAACAGTTGGCTGATAGACAAATGGGGAAGGGCAGGTGAGATATGATTTTTATGGACGTGATGCTAAGCCTGCAATTAATTCCCGTGCCTCACCTGCAGTTGGGCACAGACGCAGAGCTGTGCGGACTGGTCGCTGCACGGCAGGCTTGTGCTTGCGCAGGGTGGCAGGCCGGTTACACGTGCTCTCAGAGGAACgttatttcactttgaaaagctTTCCAAGGAATATTTAATCCTCCTGACTTATCTGATCAATGGTTTCCCTACACGGCAGACTTAGTTCataggtaaaaataaatacgaaggaaaaaaaaagccaaggtaGGATTCTCTACCCTGAAAGGAGCCGCGTGCTGTGGATTTTCAATTTGTTGTGAATCAGCTGCTTACCAGCATCTCTGCTTACAGGCTGCTTGCAGTCTCTGAGCAATAGAGAAAGTGGCTGTTATTCACTTACAGTAAATTACCAGACAGAAAGAAGTtactttttctggttttggctagTGATCAGACTTGTCCTTGTGGCAAACTCTGTGCTAACTAGCAACGTGCAGGCTCTGGTGGAAACCGAACTGGTTTCTATTAGTTCCTCCTTTAATTTCAGGTGCTAAGCAGCAATTAACAAGTGGTGTGTGCAGAACTGGCCTGGGAGTTGTCAGCATCTCGACAGCGTTTTCTTGTTCCTTTAGAGCTGTACTCAGCTTTTTGTGCCCTCTGAGGAGAAATGTGGGGAAACTTCCCCTCTCTCGTTACCTTCCAGATGCCCAGATGTTGCATTGCTTTCATGTCTacagtttaatttaaatagCAGTAATGGATGTGAGGCACTCTGAAGCCATAAAAGTGACTGTTAGGCAATGAGCCTGCCTCCCTCGAGGTGACACAAGCCCATGGGGCACTCGGTGACACTCTGTGCCAGCTCTGCACTTCAGTGAGGGGACACGCTGGGGGAGCACAGGCTGTGCCCATTCCTGAGCCCTGCACCGAGGGCTGTCCGATGGTAGTGGCAGAGTAAATGCAGGTAGGGGCAGTGTAAATGCCGTCACCTGCAGGAGTTCTTAGTGCATTTGTGCTGAGAGCCtaatgattttcaaaagctttaagATACTTTGCAATGAGAATCTGACACATGGGTGCACAGGGGACCGAGAACTGGGCACGGGAAGTCCTACCTGCTGGCACAGAAGAGCCAAAGCCTAAGCCCTGGCTGAAGATTCCCACTATAGGTGCCACAGAGGAGTGCAGAGGGAAGGCACAGCACGTTTCCATGCTGTATACTCAAGATCATGCTTTGCAAAGATTGTATTTGCCTTGGCAAGAAGGCGCTGTTCTCTGGCTGCCAGTGTTGGTGTGCATTACCCGTGTCatcagcaaaagcattttttttccccgtgcAGTCGCATTTGTGTTTGTGCAACCGTTTTTGAGACAATGAAGCCGGTTTATGGCTATACGCACAGCTGTACGATCTTTGTGGGTTAAATAACAACTTCACTGGGGCCGTGATCATTTCTGAGTGCTCACATCACTAAATTACAGGGTGTCTGAGCTGGTGTCCTGGCTTGAGTCTCTTGTCTTTGATGGGAGTGCACACGGAAGCACAAGGCTGACTGAGGGCTGGTTCTGATGACGTTGGGTTTGTTTCCAGAAATAGACGATGAGTTCATCAAGAACTTGAAGATTTTGATTCCTTGGCTTCTTAGTCCCGAGAGCCTGGACGTTAAGGAGATCAATGGAAACCAGATCACCTGTCGAGGCCTTGTGGAGTATTTTAAGGTATTGGCTTATTCAAGAGAAACCGGGCTTATTTGTTTGCAGCATGTTTGCACTTCTAATggaaggggaaagcagcagcagacaagCTGGCACTTGTTGGCTGGAGGAAGGGATCTTGGTCTAGCCTAATAGTGCTGGCTCCATTGCTGCATTGAGCAAACACCTCACAGCTGTGTATTTGGCCATGCAGTAAGCTGAAAAGGTGCCAGGGCTCTTACCCCACCACGGAGACCTGCGGCCCAGGGGGAGGTAGGCAGAGAGCCGCATACCTGttgcctttggaaaaaaaataattttgttgtcaTGACTACTGTGACATTTTGATGCAAGATATCAGTGAGTAATTCTCACCACCTACTCTCCAGGGCTACCTGACTCTGGTTCCTTCTCCTTCAGTGAAGGACGGAGGTAGGTGCAAATCCTGTGGTATAGATACTTAGAGTAAGCGGTGGAGTGTGAGCCTTGAGTGAGTGACCCATGCCACCCAAGGAATCGACCTTGGGCCGTGCTACTTGCCTTTTTTCGacagagcagcccctgctgaAGCCATCTTGTGCCAGGAACCCCCTCCTCTTCTGTGCTCTTATCATCCTGTTAATGCTGCGTCTGGAACTGGGTGGAGGTGTTTGCGTGTCGCTAGTGCATGCTGCATCCGATTGATTCCGtgtttctgtgctctgttttgCAGGCATACATAAAGATCTACCAAGGGGAAGAACTGCCGCACCCAAAGTCCATGCTGCAGGTACGTGAGTGTGAGCTGGTGGGCATCCGTGCGCTGCAACTGCCATCGATTTCCAGTTAATTGTCAGAGAGTCCAGGCAGTGCAGCACTTCGAGCctttgtgattttgtttcaaGTGTCTTAGTTGCACAACCCAAAAACCATCCCTCTGGGCTGTATTTGGCAGTCACTCAAAGCCTGAGGAAGGTCTGATGTGGCTAGACAGTTGAGGCAGCATGGCTTGTGCACCTTGGCCGGGCTGCGGTCACTCCACGCACGCAGCAGCACTCAGCCTGGCCAAAATTATTCCCTGCAGGTGAGCAGCATCGTGCTCTGGCACACGGAGGTAGCGTGGACCCATATTGAGCTGcccacagtgctgcagctccGTGCTCCGAGTCAGACAGCTCAGCGGGAGGCTGCAGCTGTAGCTGTTTACACGCAGCTGAGCCTTTTATCTCTTTCCTTGGTGTTTCCCACAGCTCCAGCCAGAGGTTTTGTTGCCGTGGCTTGGAGGGTAGGAATCCTTCCTTGATGCAGGTTTTTGCCTGGGGGGGCTGAGGATGCTGGATGTGTAAATACAGAAGGATTTGATTTGGCGTTGGTCAGATGCTGGGGAGAGTGCAGCTGGCTGAGACAAGGGGGctgtttaattttgtgtgtaTGCACCACACACGCATCCTGGCTGAAAACACGTGGGCCATGTGCACCCAGCTGGCGGCTGCTCTTCTCTGTAATTACACTTCTTAACCTCACCTTTCTGCAGCTAAACTTTGTGCCCTTTTTGCCCTTCTTGCAGGCCACAGCAGAAGCCAACAATTTAGCAGCGGTTGCCACTGCCAAAGACACCTACAGCAGGAGAATGGAAGAGGTaggtggtgctgagcacctcGGTTCCCAGGCTCTCCTGTCCTCCTGGAGAAACCTCCCTGCTTGGCTTCCTGGTGGAAAACGTCCTGCATGGACGTGGCCAGAAATCCTGTTCCCAGCAAGACTCCCTCCCGTGTTCGTGGTGGAAAAGGGGCTTTCGCACAGGCGAGGGGAGAGCAGTGCCCGGTCAGCATTTCGTGGCGGGCCATGGGAAGGTGACTGACAGATGGTTTCTCTTTCATCTGATGGCAGCTTTAGGCCTCAGCTGAATTTGCATCCTCTGCACACTGTTCCCCCAGCTGCAACCCAAAATTTAACGTAACGGGGCAGCAGCGCTGTGTGACCACGCAGCCCATGACGACCAGAACGTGAGGGAacggcacaaagctgtgcctggagaggttcagactggacataAGGAAAAATTGCTTCACCATGAGGCTGGTcaggcagtggcacaggcttcctagtgaggCAGCTGATGCCCCAGGGCTGTCAGCGCTCaggaggcatttggataatgccctcagtaaCATGCTTTCACttctggttagccctgaagtgctcaggcagttggacttgatggaagctcccttccaactgaactattctgttcCATTCTTTAACCCGTGCTGTGGCTGGTGCTGATTAGGGGATAAAGTCGTTATAACAGGCTTTTCACCTGTGCCCTGCCCTGTCAGCTCTGGTGAGGGATGGTTGTGATGTTTTAGGGGGAGGCTCAGACCTCGGCCTGTCTCCAGCCACTTCCAGGTGTGTCCGGTCTGTTCGCCAGTGTTGCAGATGGCTGCAATGGCACGAAAGGGGTGCAGAGCTACATGGCCAAATTATCTGCACGCTGCTCTGGGTGGGTGTTGGTGCTTATGGCTTaaagccagaaggaaaaaaaaagctgcacagtttgcagcacaggaaaatgcTGGGGCTCCAGATCCTGTCGGGCGGCGTAGCTCAGCATTGCCCGAGATCCTGGCTTAGGCTGTGAGCAAATTGAACGGGGGGGTCGTGGGACCCGGCTTCTCAGCACGGACACCCACGGCCCCGCTTTAACCTGTGCCTGAGTAGCTGCAGCTTGAAGAAATAGTGCCaagaggagggcagggacaaCCCCTGCACCGCCCTTTGGTTTTGGGACGTCTCAAAACTGCAGCTGGAGCTCAGGGctaaggggaggggaggggataGTTCAGTTACCTGTGCCAAACAGGAgccccagagcccagctcccGTGGTTTGCGTGGCAGGGCACAGGAGCTGAGGGTGCTGAGGTTTCTGCAGTGATGGGGCTGTGTTTTCCACGCAGGTCTGTGGTGGGGACAAGCCTTTCCTCGCGCCTAGCGACCTCCAGAGCAAACACCTGGAGCTGAAGGACGAGGCCGTGAAGCTGTTCCGCGGCGTGAAGAAGATGGGTGGGGAGGAGTTCAGCCGCCGCtacctccagcagctggaggccgAGATAGATGAGCTCTACATCCAGTACATCAAGCACAACGACAGCAAGAACATCTTCCACGCTGCCCGCACCCCCGCCACGCTCTTCGTGGTCATCTTCATCACTTACGTGATAGCTGGAGTCACCGGCTTCATTGGCTTGGACATCATAGCCAGTCTGTGCAACATGATCATGGGCTTGACACTTATCACACTGTGTACCTGGGCATATATCAGATACTCTGGGGAGTACAGAGAACTGGGCGCAGTAATAGACCAAGTGGCCGCAGCGTTATGGGACCAGGTAGGATAAAGagcttttgatttaaaaaaaaaaaaaaaaaacaaaaccacaccagTACAAATCCCCACACCGAGTGCTTAAGCGTTGGGTTTCCTGGGGCTGTTCCTCCTCTTTGAAATGGCTTTTGCATTCGCATTTAGGGCTGTTAGGTGCTCCAGCAGGGCCTGCCCGGGCAGATCTGGCTGCTTGAGCTGCTTGTGCAGTGAGGGAAGAGCTGGGCTGTCCTCAGGCTGCAGGACAGCGCGCTCCAGGCCATTCCTTAGGCCTTCTAAGTGGGGAGGGCAGCGGCGGGGGGAATATTTTCAGATCAGTTTGtggagctggggatggaggggacaAGGGGACTGCTCTTAGGGAGCAGTGACGGGGCCTGGGTACAGCTGCCCTGTGCCGCAGCAGAGATGGGCAGAGCGAGATGGGGCCGAGAGCAGGAATCAGCAGCAAGGCTGCTTGAGCCTGACCCCCTGAACCCTGCCCGCTGTCAAAGATGAGCGGTGTCGGTCCCGCCGGGGATCAGAACACTCACCCCAAGCTATTTTGTTCggccttgttttttttctgcttgtcttACCCGTCCCAAAATGCCGGTTTGTGGACTCGAAAACCTGTGGGCATGGAGCAGCTCAGACTGGGGTCCCACCGGGGAGGTGTTCTCAGGGCCgtggtggttttgtgtgttgcatgtgtgtgtgcatgccaAGAAAAGACCCCTTCCTGCCCCCTGGGCCCGGGCAGGGACTTTGGCTGTCCCTGGCCTGCGGGAGGCCGAGGTCAGGGCTGTGCCCTGCCTGTTCTGGCCCTGCGCCCCGCTTTCCTGGGTCAGCCCGTCTCACCCTctctttgtctttgctttttgcaaACAACCTGGAAAGGGCTTGTTTGGGCTGCAGCGCCAAACCTCCCCCAGCCTTAACAAAGGTCACGGTGAGAAAACATCCCCCGCACCCCAGCCTTGCTCCGCCCGCTCCCCCAGCgcctctgcccccagcaccagcagccacaGCGGCGTGTTGCTTGGCCTTAGTGCCACGGGGGAGGAGGGCCGCTAACACCCCGGGTCTTCAtcccccagctgggctgcccttaaaataaagcagcttGAAGCAAGGGCCCATCCTCGCCTGCATCCTCCTGGGCTGCCCTGGCCTCAGCATCCAGAGCATCCCTCCGGTGCCCTTGGGAGATGCGGGCGTGTGTAAGCCCGGCGCTGTCCCATCCCTGTGCAGGAGCCAGTGGCAGGTTCAGCACGGCAGTGAGGACGGGACGGAGCCCGCAGGAAGAGGCAGgcaggtggggagcagggaTTGAGCCCTTGTGGCTCCGTCCTGTGCGAGCACACggtgtccccagcagcaggcGGGGTGGCCAGAGCCCTGCGGGGACCTgcgaggggacggggg
The genomic region above belongs to Cygnus olor isolate bCygOlo1 chromosome 5, bCygOlo1.pri.v2, whole genome shotgun sequence and contains:
- the ATL1 gene encoding atlastin-1 isoform X4 — encoded protein: MARNRRERSGWGSFAEKTYEWSSEEEESVRKAGPVQVLIVKDDHSFELDEAALNRILLSEAVRDKEVVAVSVAGAFRKGKSFLMDFMLRYMYNKEAVDWVGDYNEPLTGFSWRGGSERETTGIQIWSEIFLVDKPDGKKVAVLLMDTQGTFDSQSTLRDSATVFALSTMISSIQVYNLSQNVQEDDLQHLQLFTEYGRLAMEETFLKPFQSLIFLVRDWSFPYEFSYGSDGGAKFLEKRLKVSGNQHEELQNVRKHIHSCFTKISCFLLPHPGLKVATNPNFDGKLKEIDDEFIKNLKILIPWLLSPESLDVKEINGNQITCRGLVEYFKAYIKIYQGEELPHPKSMLQATAEANNLAAVATAKDTYSRRMEEVCGGDKPFLAPSDLQSKHLELKDEAVKLFRGVKKMGGEEFSRRYLQQLEAEIDELYIQYIKHNDSKNIFHAARTPATLFVVIFITYVIAGVTGFIGLDIIASLCNMIMGLTLITLCTWAYIRYSGEYRELGAVIDQVAAALWDQALYKLYSAAATHRHLYHHAFPAQKAEPAEGSERKKL
- the ATL1 gene encoding atlastin-1 isoform X2, yielding MTHSSRIQFQNHKREYRGSFAEKTYEWSSEEEESVRKAGPVQVLIVKDDHSFELDEAALNRILLSEAVRDKEVVAVSVAGAFRKGKSFLMDFMLRYMYNKEAVDWVGDYNEPLTGFSWRGGSERETTGIQIWSEIFLVDKPDGKKVAVLLMDTQGTFDSQSTLRDSATVFALSTMISSIQVYNLSQNVQEDDLQHLQLFTEYGRLAMEETFLKPFQSLIFLVRDWSFPYEFSYGSDGGAKFLEKRLKVSGNQHEELQNVRKHIHSCFTKISCFLLPHPGLKVATNPNFDGKLKEIDDEFIKNLKILIPWLLSPESLDVKEINGNQITCRGLVEYFKAYIKIYQGEELPHPKSMLQATAEANNLAAVATAKDTYSRRMEEVCGGDKPFLAPSDLQSKHLELKDEAVKLFRGVKKMGGEEFSRRYLQQLEAEIDELYIQYIKHNDSKNIFHAARTPATLFVVIFITYVIAGVTGFIGLDIIASLCNMIMGLTLITLCTWAYIRYSGEYRELGAVIDQVAAALWDQALYKLYSAAATHRHLYHHAFPAQKAEPAEGSERKKL
- the ATL1 gene encoding atlastin-1 isoform X3, with amino-acid sequence MARNRRERSGWGSFAEKTYEWSSEEEESVRKAGPVQVLIVKDDHSFELDEAALNRILLSEAVRDKEVVAVSVAGAFRKGKSFLMDFMLRYMYNKEAVDWVGDYNEPLTGFSWRGGSERETTGIQIWSEIFLVDKPDGKKVAVLLMDTQGTFDSQSTLRDSATVFALSTMISSIQVYNLSQNVQEDDLQHLQLFTEYGRLAMEETFLKPFQSLIFLVRDWSFPYEFSYGSDGGAKFLEKRLKVSGNQHEELQNVRKHIHSCFTKISCFLLPHPGLKVATNPNFDGKLKEIDDEFIKNLKILIPWLLSPESLDVKEINGNQITCRGLVEYFKAYIKIYQGEELPHPKSMLQATAEANNLAAVATAKDTYSRRMEEVCGGDKPFLAPSDLQSKHLELKDEAVKLFRGVKKMGGEEFSRRYLQQLEAEIDELYIQYIKHNDSKNIFHAARTPATLFVVIFITYVIAGVTGFIGLDIIASLCNMIMGLTLITLCTWAYIRYSGEYRELGAVIDQVAAALWDQGSTNEALYKLYSAAATHRHLYHHAFPAQKAEPAEGSERKKL
- the ATL1 gene encoding atlastin-1 isoform X1 gives rise to the protein MTHSSRIQFQNHKREYRGSFAEKTYEWSSEEEESVRKAGPVQVLIVKDDHSFELDEAALNRILLSEAVRDKEVVAVSVAGAFRKGKSFLMDFMLRYMYNKEAVDWVGDYNEPLTGFSWRGGSERETTGIQIWSEIFLVDKPDGKKVAVLLMDTQGTFDSQSTLRDSATVFALSTMISSIQVYNLSQNVQEDDLQHLQLFTEYGRLAMEETFLKPFQSLIFLVRDWSFPYEFSYGSDGGAKFLEKRLKVSGNQHEELQNVRKHIHSCFTKISCFLLPHPGLKVATNPNFDGKLKEIDDEFIKNLKILIPWLLSPESLDVKEINGNQITCRGLVEYFKAYIKIYQGEELPHPKSMLQATAEANNLAAVATAKDTYSRRMEEVCGGDKPFLAPSDLQSKHLELKDEAVKLFRGVKKMGGEEFSRRYLQQLEAEIDELYIQYIKHNDSKNIFHAARTPATLFVVIFITYVIAGVTGFIGLDIIASLCNMIMGLTLITLCTWAYIRYSGEYRELGAVIDQVAAALWDQGSTNEALYKLYSAAATHRHLYHHAFPAQKAEPAEGSERKKL